Proteins from a single region of Streptomyces glaucescens:
- a CDS encoding helix-turn-helix domain-containing protein yields MARSWTRLHEHLGAAPGPLDFDMVAKAAADRLAESDDLDWKEQLPQPPRDGRWNELAKDVAAMANTRGGLIIFGVRDATCEMVGIDPDEVNIEQYAQWVRNHVQPYLPDLTFTVLTSTDGTTSVLVADVPASPMAPHLVYGTAARDKDQQAAVAPYRDRDHTAWMAEHQLERAYRDRFTRAQRAEEEVHHLLAHAQETVSAQLPWPAPSARYRVPLHA; encoded by the coding sequence ATGGCCCGTTCCTGGACACGACTGCATGAGCATCTCGGGGCTGCGCCCGGCCCCTTGGACTTCGACATGGTCGCCAAGGCTGCTGCCGACCGGCTGGCGGAGTCCGACGACCTGGACTGGAAGGAACAGCTTCCGCAGCCCCCAAGGGACGGCCGGTGGAACGAGCTGGCCAAGGACGTCGCTGCGATGGCCAACACCCGCGGCGGCCTGATCATCTTCGGCGTGCGGGATGCCACGTGTGAGATGGTCGGTATCGACCCGGACGAGGTGAACATCGAGCAGTACGCCCAGTGGGTCCGCAACCACGTCCAGCCCTACCTGCCGGACCTCACCTTCACGGTCCTCACCTCGACCGACGGCACCACCAGCGTGCTGGTGGCCGACGTCCCCGCCAGCCCCATGGCCCCCCACCTCGTCTACGGCACCGCCGCCCGGGACAAGGACCAGCAGGCCGCCGTCGCCCCCTACCGCGACCGCGACCACACCGCCTGGATGGCCGAGCACCAACTCGAACGCGCCTACCGCGACCGCTTCACCCGAGCTCAGCGCGCCGAGGAGGAAGTACACCATCTGCTCGCCCACGCCCAGGAGACCGTGTCCGCCCAGCTGCCCTGGCCCGCCCCGAGCGCCCGCTACCGCGTACCGCTCCACGCCTGA